In Microbacterium sp. 1.5R, the following are encoded in one genomic region:
- the rapZ gene encoding RNase adapter RapZ gives MTDGDKGEFLIVTGMSGAGRTTVANALEDLGWYVVDNLPPQILRPLLDLTDMGGDALPKVAAVVDVRGRNLFDDFPGVARALRSRGSVRVLFLDASDDVLVRRFEAVRRPHPLQGDGTLLDGIRVERQRLAPIRESADLVVDTSALNIHQLATQVSDLFSEAGAARHRVTLMSFGFKYGLPTDVDLVADMRFLPNPFWNEELRGLTGQDESVRDYVLSREGAAEFLDSYSAALTPVLEGYQRENKSHSTVAIGCTGGKHRSVAMAEELARRLASVPGVAVNVRHRDLGRE, from the coding sequence ATGACTGACGGGGACAAAGGCGAGTTCCTCATCGTCACGGGCATGTCGGGCGCAGGGCGCACGACGGTAGCCAACGCACTCGAGGACCTCGGCTGGTACGTGGTCGACAACCTGCCGCCGCAGATCCTCCGACCGCTGCTCGACCTCACGGACATGGGCGGTGACGCTCTGCCGAAGGTCGCAGCGGTGGTCGACGTTCGCGGGCGCAACCTCTTCGACGACTTCCCGGGCGTCGCGAGGGCGCTGAGATCGCGTGGTTCCGTCCGCGTGCTGTTCCTGGACGCGTCGGACGATGTGCTCGTGCGTCGGTTCGAGGCGGTTCGCCGACCCCACCCGCTGCAGGGGGACGGCACTCTGCTCGACGGCATCCGCGTCGAGCGCCAGCGACTGGCGCCGATCCGCGAATCGGCCGATCTCGTGGTCGACACCTCCGCACTCAACATCCATCAGCTCGCCACCCAGGTCTCCGACCTCTTCTCGGAAGCGGGCGCAGCGAGGCATCGTGTGACGCTCATGAGCTTCGGTTTCAAGTACGGTCTCCCGACCGACGTCGACCTGGTCGCGGATATGCGCTTCCTCCCGAACCCGTTCTGGAACGAAGAGCTGCGGGGCCTGACCGGTCAGGACGAGTCCGTCAGGGACTACGTGCTGTCACGCGAGGGCGCCGCCGAGTTCCTCGATTCGTATTCGGCGGCACTCACTCCGGTGCTCGAGGGGTATCAGCGCGAGAACAAGAGCCATTCGACCGTCGCGATCGGCTGCACCGGCGGAAAGCACCGCTCCGTGGCCATGGCGGAGGAGCTGGCCCGTCGGCTCGCCTCCGTGCCGGGAGTGGCCGTCAACGTGCGTCACCGGGACCTCGGCAGGGAATAG
- the whiA gene encoding DNA-binding protein WhiA encodes MALTTDVKAELVSIRNAPPTVRVAEVTSILRFAGGLHSIAGRVAVEAEVDAEILAQRVARDLAEIYGVRPEIAQVQSSTANDGARWAVRVIASGETLARQTGLLDQRRRPVRGLPNRLTTGSRAEVAGLWRGAFLAAGTLSEPGRSAMLEVACPSSEAAMALVGAAHRLGVAAKAREVRGMPRVVVREGEAIRTILSEMGAQKTAVAWEEMRQRREVRAGVNRLVNFDDANLRRSAQAAVAACARVERALEILADEVPDHLKVAGELRLAHRDASLDELGHHADPPMTKDAVAGRIRRLLAMADKRAQQEGIPGTEAAVPAGLDV; translated from the coding sequence GTGGCACTAACGACCGACGTCAAGGCTGAGCTGGTCAGCATCCGTAATGCACCCCCGACGGTGCGTGTCGCGGAGGTCACCTCGATCCTCCGGTTCGCCGGCGGACTGCACTCCATCGCCGGGCGGGTCGCCGTCGAGGCGGAGGTGGATGCCGAGATCCTCGCGCAGCGTGTCGCGCGCGACCTTGCCGAGATCTACGGAGTCCGACCGGAGATCGCACAGGTGCAGTCGAGCACGGCGAATGACGGCGCGCGATGGGCTGTCCGGGTCATCGCCTCGGGGGAGACCCTCGCACGCCAGACCGGTCTGCTCGACCAGCGTCGGCGTCCGGTCCGCGGACTCCCCAACCGTCTCACCACTGGCTCTCGCGCTGAAGTGGCCGGTCTCTGGCGGGGTGCGTTCCTCGCCGCGGGAACGCTGAGCGAACCCGGCCGATCGGCCATGCTCGAGGTCGCATGCCCGTCATCCGAGGCCGCCATGGCACTCGTGGGCGCGGCGCATCGCCTGGGTGTCGCCGCCAAGGCGCGCGAGGTGAGAGGCATGCCGCGCGTCGTCGTGCGTGAGGGCGAGGCGATCCGCACCATCCTCAGCGAGATGGGTGCTCAGAAGACCGCGGTCGCCTGGGAGGAGATGCGCCAGCGTCGCGAGGTGCGTGCGGGCGTCAACCGTCTCGTCAACTTCGACGATGCCAACCTCCGTCGCTCCGCGCAGGCCGCCGTCGCCGCCTGCGCGCGCGTCGAGCGGGCCCTGGAGATCCTCGCCGACGAGGTGCCCGACCACCTCAAGGTCGCGGGCGAGCTGCGTCTCGCGCACCGCGACGCGAGCCTCGACGAGCTGGGTCACCACGCTGATCCGCCCATGACCAAGGACGCCGTCGCCGGCCGCATCCGCCGTCTTCTGGCGATGGCGGACAAGCGTGCCCAGCAGGAGGGCATCCCGGGAACGGAAGCAGCCGTGCCCGCGGGTCTCGACGTCTGA
- the uvrC gene encoding excinuclease ABC subunit UvrC, with protein MADVLPYKPRAGEIPTNPGVYRFRDADGRVLYVGKAKNLRQRLSNYFAPLRTLHERTRRMVTTASSVEWTVVSTDVDSLQLEYMWIKEFDPPFNVRYKDDKSYPFMAVTLGDEAPRVIVTRNRKIPGARYFGPYPKVWAVHETIDLMVKAFPIRTCSDSSYKRAMQTGRPCFPGQIGKCGGPCSMTVTIEEHRAMVDDFVAFMAGGDERFTRELTKRMLAASAAMDYEAAARYRDKLTAIEAVLGKSALVLATDEDADLFGIAEDELAAAVQHFVIRGGRVRGVRAMTIEKEIDISTADLVDQVLQRAYGDAQDVPRRIIVPTLPDDAAELEVWLRERRGKKVEIAIAQRGQRADLMRTATLNAQQALIRYKTRRTSDYVARTQALTDLQEALGMSEAPLRIECFDISHLGGTNVVASMVVFEDGLPRKDQYRSFNIAETTDDTDSMYQVLRRRLAYLDRPEEIDEPASAAVPVEAGDESEDVVVEVKRKPRFAYPPQLLLVDGGQPQVEAAARALRDAGHTEIAVCGIAKRLEEIWLPGEDFPVILPRTSESLYLLQRLRDEAHRFAITHQRKRRKNDITSILAEVPGLGSSRIKVLLKHFGSVTALRSAPLEAIQEVQGIGPVLAQNIHTHLSTR; from the coding sequence ATGGCCGACGTCCTGCCGTACAAGCCGCGGGCTGGTGAGATCCCCACCAACCCCGGCGTGTACCGCTTCCGCGATGCTGATGGACGCGTGCTGTACGTCGGCAAGGCCAAGAACCTGCGCCAGCGACTGTCGAACTACTTCGCTCCGCTGCGCACGCTCCACGAACGCACGCGGCGGATGGTCACCACGGCGTCGTCCGTCGAGTGGACCGTCGTCTCGACGGACGTGGACTCGCTTCAGCTGGAGTACATGTGGATCAAGGAGTTCGATCCGCCCTTCAACGTCCGCTACAAGGACGACAAGTCCTACCCGTTCATGGCCGTGACCCTGGGTGATGAGGCGCCGCGCGTGATCGTGACCAGGAACCGCAAGATTCCCGGTGCCCGATACTTCGGTCCTTATCCCAAGGTCTGGGCGGTGCACGAGACGATCGACCTGATGGTCAAGGCATTCCCGATCCGCACCTGCAGCGACTCCAGCTACAAACGCGCGATGCAGACCGGCCGGCCGTGCTTTCCCGGGCAGATCGGCAAGTGCGGCGGGCCGTGCTCGATGACGGTGACGATCGAGGAGCACCGTGCCATGGTCGACGACTTCGTCGCCTTCATGGCGGGCGGCGATGAGCGCTTCACCCGAGAGCTGACCAAGCGGATGCTGGCGGCGTCGGCCGCGATGGATTACGAGGCCGCCGCCAGATACCGTGACAAGCTCACCGCGATCGAGGCCGTGCTCGGCAAGAGCGCGCTCGTGCTCGCGACCGACGAGGATGCCGACCTCTTCGGCATCGCGGAAGACGAGCTGGCTGCCGCCGTGCAGCACTTCGTGATCCGCGGCGGGCGCGTCCGCGGTGTTCGCGCGATGACGATCGAGAAGGAGATCGACATCTCGACAGCCGATCTCGTCGACCAGGTGCTGCAGCGCGCGTACGGCGATGCGCAGGATGTGCCCCGGCGGATCATCGTGCCGACCCTTCCCGACGACGCGGCCGAGCTTGAGGTCTGGCTGCGCGAGCGGCGAGGCAAGAAGGTCGAGATCGCCATCGCCCAACGGGGGCAACGCGCTGATCTCATGCGCACGGCGACCCTCAACGCGCAGCAGGCCCTGATCAGGTACAAGACCCGTCGTACGAGCGACTACGTCGCACGAACCCAGGCTCTGACCGATCTGCAGGAGGCGTTGGGGATGTCGGAGGCGCCGCTTCGCATCGAGTGCTTCGACATCTCGCACCTCGGTGGCACGAACGTCGTCGCCTCGATGGTGGTCTTCGAAGACGGGCTTCCCCGCAAAGACCAGTACCGGTCGTTCAACATCGCCGAGACCACCGACGATACGGACTCGATGTACCAGGTGCTGCGTCGTCGACTCGCCTATCTCGATCGTCCGGAAGAGATCGATGAGCCCGCATCCGCAGCGGTCCCCGTGGAGGCGGGAGACGAGTCCGAGGACGTCGTCGTGGAGGTCAAGCGCAAACCGCGCTTCGCCTATCCGCCTCAGCTGCTGCTGGTCGACGGTGGACAGCCCCAGGTCGAAGCGGCGGCACGTGCACTGCGAGACGCCGGGCACACCGAGATCGCCGTGTGCGGCATCGCCAAACGGCTCGAGGAGATCTGGCTCCCGGGGGAGGACTTCCCGGTGATCCTGCCGCGCACCAGCGAGTCGCTCTACCTGCTGCAGCGGCTGAGAGACGAGGCCCACCGGTTCGCGATCACGCACCAGCGCAAACGACGCAAGAATGACATCACGTCGATCCTGGCCGAGGTGCCAGGCCTCGGCTCCTCGAGGATCAAGGTCCTCCTGAAGCACTTCGGCTCCGTCACCGCGCTGCGCTCCGCGCCTCTGGAGGCGATCCAGGAGGTGCAGGGGATCGGTCCTGTCCTCGCACAGAACATCCATACGCATCTCTCCACTCGCTAG
- a CDS encoding superoxide dismutase: MATYTLPDLPYDFAALEPHISGKIMELHHDKHHATYVAGANTALEQLAEARDSGNLANVNKLEKDLAFNLGGHVNHSIFWTNLSPTGGGQPEGELKAAIDEFFGSFEKFQAHFTANALGIQGSGWSVLSWDSIGQRLIIQQLFDQQSNTAQGTVPLFQLDMWEHAFYLDYLNVKADYVKAAWNIANWENVAQRFEVAREKTNGLLVLS, translated from the coding sequence ATGGCGACCTACACGCTCCCCGACCTTCCCTACGACTTCGCAGCCCTCGAGCCGCACATCAGCGGCAAGATCATGGAGCTGCACCATGACAAGCACCACGCGACCTACGTCGCCGGCGCCAACACCGCCCTCGAGCAGCTCGCCGAGGCGCGCGACAGCGGCAACCTGGCGAACGTGAACAAGCTCGAGAAGGACCTCGCGTTCAACCTCGGCGGTCACGTCAACCACTCCATCTTCTGGACCAACCTCTCGCCGACCGGCGGCGGACAGCCCGAGGGCGAGCTCAAGGCAGCCATCGACGAGTTCTTCGGTTCCTTCGAGAAGTTCCAGGCGCACTTCACCGCGAACGCCCTCGGAATCCAGGGCTCCGGATGGTCCGTCCTCAGCTGGGACTCGATCGGCCAGCGCCTGATCATCCAGCAGCTGTTCGACCAGCAGTCGAACACGGCACAGGGCACCGTGCCGCTGTTCCAGCTCGACATGTGGGAGCACGCCTTCTACCTCGACTACCTCAACGTCAAGGCCGACTACGTGAAGGCCGCGTGGAACATCGCCAACTGGGAGAACGTCGCCCAGCGCTTCGAGGTCGCCCGCGAGAAGACGAACGGCCTGCTGGTACTGTCGTAA
- a CDS encoding AAA family ATPase produces the protein MTSPAEIAATGARILAAVRTVVVGMDDPVEIALASILAGGHVLFEDVPGLGKTLAARSLASALGLSFRRLQCTPDMLPGDVTGSYVYAPDSGDFVFRPGPIFTGLLLADEINRTTPKTQSAMLEAMAERQVTVEGNSFALPAPFHVIATSNPIEYEGTYALPEAQLDRFMVRLSVGYPAAESEARILENRVSRRQEAAHIAPVIDAAQLISLQEAVEAIHVDPDISRYCVEIARATRTAANVEVGASPRGSLGLLLLGRALAALDGRDFVRPDDIKRIAVPVLAHRLTLTPQAWAQGASASDVVRSVVGQVAVPPTVGVLG, from the coding sequence ATGACGAGCCCCGCAGAGATCGCCGCCACCGGAGCCCGGATCCTGGCTGCCGTGCGAACAGTCGTCGTGGGCATGGACGACCCGGTCGAGATCGCTCTGGCCTCGATCCTCGCCGGCGGTCACGTGCTGTTCGAGGATGTGCCGGGCCTGGGGAAGACGCTCGCCGCGCGCAGCCTCGCCTCGGCGCTGGGGCTGTCGTTCCGGCGCTTGCAGTGCACTCCGGACATGCTGCCCGGCGATGTCACGGGGTCGTACGTCTACGCACCGGACTCGGGGGACTTCGTCTTCCGGCCGGGGCCGATCTTCACCGGACTGCTGCTCGCCGACGAGATCAACAGAACCACGCCGAAGACGCAGTCCGCGATGCTCGAGGCGATGGCGGAGCGCCAGGTGACCGTCGAGGGCAACAGCTTCGCGCTGCCCGCGCCGTTCCATGTGATCGCGACGTCGAATCCGATCGAGTACGAGGGCACGTACGCGCTGCCCGAGGCACAGCTCGACAGGTTCATGGTGCGGCTGTCCGTCGGCTATCCGGCGGCGGAGAGCGAGGCCCGCATCCTGGAGAACCGCGTGAGCAGGCGCCAGGAGGCTGCTCACATCGCTCCGGTCATCGACGCCGCTCAGCTCATCTCCCTGCAGGAGGCCGTCGAGGCCATCCACGTCGACCCGGACATCTCGCGCTACTGCGTCGAGATCGCACGCGCCACCCGGACCGCGGCCAACGTCGAGGTCGGTGCGTCGCCGCGCGGTTCTCTGGGGCTGCTGCTGCTGGGACGAGCGCTCGCGGCTCTGGATGGCCGCGACTTCGTCCGTCCGGACGACATCAAGCGGATCGCCGTGCCCGTGCTGGCGCATCGTCTCACGCTCACACCTCAGGCGTGGGCCCAGGGCGCGTCGGCATCCGATGTGGTGCGCTCGGTCGTCGGACAGGTGGCTGTTCCGCCGACCGTCGGAGTGCTCGGATGA
- the gap gene encoding type I glyceraldehyde-3-phosphate dehydrogenase, translated as MSVKIGINGFGRIGRNYFRAALAQGADIEIVAVNDLTDNKTLAHLLKYDSVGGVLDADISYDDESITVNGKAIKAFAERDPAGLPWGELGVDIVIESTGFFTKAELAKKHIEAGAKKVLISAPGTGVDGTFVMGVNEDTYNPETDHIISNASCTTNCLAPLAQVFNDAFGIDRGFMMTAHAYTADQNLQDGPHSDLRRARAAAINITPASTGAAKAIGEVLPELQGKLSGSSYRVPVPTGSIVDLTLITDRENLTVEEVNEAYKKAAADGRLAGFLQYNEDQIVSSDIVHNPHSSIFDATLTNVSGNLVKVSSWYDNEWGYSNRLVDLTEYVAERL; from the coding sequence GTGTCTGTCAAGATCGGTATCAACGGCTTCGGCCGTATCGGACGCAACTACTTCCGCGCGGCTCTCGCGCAGGGAGCGGACATCGAGATCGTCGCTGTCAACGACCTCACCGACAACAAGACCCTTGCCCACCTTCTGAAGTACGACTCCGTGGGCGGCGTCCTCGATGCTGACATCAGCTACGACGACGAGAGCATCACGGTCAACGGCAAGGCCATCAAGGCGTTCGCCGAGCGCGACCCCGCCGGCCTCCCGTGGGGCGAGCTGGGCGTCGACATCGTCATCGAGTCGACCGGCTTCTTCACCAAGGCCGAGCTGGCCAAGAAGCACATCGAGGCAGGGGCCAAGAAGGTCCTCATCTCGGCTCCCGGCACCGGCGTCGACGGCACGTTCGTCATGGGCGTGAACGAGGACACGTACAACCCGGAGACGGATCACATCATCTCCAACGCCTCCTGCACGACCAACTGCCTCGCCCCGCTGGCCCAGGTCTTCAACGACGCCTTCGGCATCGACCGTGGCTTCATGATGACGGCTCACGCCTACACGGCAGACCAGAACCTGCAGGACGGTCCGCACAGCGACCTGCGTCGCGCACGCGCCGCAGCGATCAACATCACCCCGGCGTCGACCGGTGCCGCGAAGGCGATCGGCGAGGTTCTGCCCGAGCTCCAGGGCAAGCTGAGCGGCTCGTCGTACCGCGTTCCGGTTCCCACCGGCTCGATCGTCGACCTCACGCTGATCACCGACCGCGAGAACCTCACGGTCGAAGAGGTCAACGAGGCGTACAAGAAGGCTGCTGCCGACGGACGCCTCGCCGGTTTCCTGCAGTACAACGAAGACCAGATCGTGTCGAGCGACATCGTGCACAACCCGCACTCGTCGATCTTCGACGCCACGCTGACCAACGTCAGCGGCAACCTGGTCAAGGTCTCCAGCTGGTACGACAACGAGTGGGGTTACTCCAACCGTCTCGTCGACCT
- the uvrA gene encoding excinuclease ABC subunit UvrA: MPIVPVATPGKLSVRGARVHNLKNVDIDIPRDSLVVFTGLSGSGKSSLAFDTIFAEGQRRYVESLSAYARQFLGQVDRPDVDFIEGLSPAVSIDQKSTNRNPRSTVGTITEIYDYMRLLWARIGIPHCPECGARIQRQTVQQIADQLMELPERTRYQIVAPIVSQKKGEFVDLFRELGAKGYSRAIVDGDLIQLAEPPTLKKSYKHDIAVVVDRLVAADDILGRVTDSVETALGLAGGVVQINYVDAEGDDAWQSFSEKLACPNGHALTLTEIEPRTFSFNAPFGACPACSGLGTRMSVDIDLMLGDEELSIREGAIIPWTTQGKGLFQYYERLLEGLADDLNFSLDTPWQDLRVDVQDAILRGDNYKVTVKFKNRYGREMRYASGFEGVVPYIERQYAQAESDTQRSRWGEYLREVPCPVCDGNRLKPEVLAVQVHGHSIAEVSHLSLADARSFMETLTLTDREAKIAAQVLREIRLRLDFLLQVGLSYLNLSRSAGSLSGGEAQRIRLATQIGSGLTGVLYVLDEPSIGLHQRDNRRLIDTLLKLRDLGNTLIVVEHDEETIEAADWVVDIGPGAGVNGGEVVHSGPYSALLNEPNSMTGEYLSGAREIPTPAKRRKLDKKRMLSVVGARENNLKNVSVNFPLGVLTAVTGVSGSGKSSLVNDILYQVLASRLNGARTVPGKHTRVSGLDNLDKVVHVDQAPIGRTPRSNPATYTGVFDRIRSLFSETPEAKVRGYQPGRFSFNVKGGRCEACSGDGTIKIEMNFLPDVYVDCEVCHGKRYNRDTLSVHYKGKNIAEVLEMPIAEAAEFFEPIQAIHRYMKTLVDVGLGYVRLGQSATTLSGGEAQRVKLATELQRRSNGRSIYVLDEPTTGLHFEDVRKLLEVLNGLVDKGNTVIVIEHNLDVIKSADWVIDLGPEGGSGGGEILATGTPEQIARVEDSHTGQFLAEILGEGRSARKAS, from the coding sequence GTGCCTATCGTCCCGGTTGCAACCCCAGGAAAACTCAGTGTCCGCGGTGCCCGCGTACACAATCTCAAGAACGTCGACATCGACATCCCACGCGACTCCCTCGTCGTGTTCACCGGCCTGTCCGGATCGGGAAAGTCCAGTCTGGCCTTCGACACGATCTTCGCTGAAGGACAGCGTCGCTACGTCGAGTCGCTGAGCGCCTACGCGCGTCAGTTCCTCGGTCAGGTCGACCGACCGGACGTCGACTTCATCGAGGGCCTCAGCCCTGCGGTGTCGATCGACCAGAAGTCGACCAACCGCAACCCGCGGTCCACGGTCGGAACCATCACCGAGATCTACGACTACATGCGTCTGCTGTGGGCGCGGATCGGGATTCCGCACTGCCCCGAGTGCGGTGCGCGCATCCAACGTCAGACCGTCCAGCAGATCGCCGACCAGCTCATGGAGCTGCCCGAGCGCACCCGCTACCAGATCGTCGCGCCCATCGTCTCGCAGAAGAAGGGCGAGTTCGTCGACCTGTTCCGCGAGCTGGGGGCCAAGGGCTACTCGCGCGCGATCGTCGACGGCGACCTCATCCAGCTCGCCGAGCCGCCCACGCTCAAGAAGAGCTACAAGCATGACATCGCCGTCGTCGTCGACCGCCTCGTCGCGGCAGACGACATCCTCGGTCGAGTCACGGACTCGGTCGAGACCGCGCTCGGGCTCGCCGGCGGCGTGGTGCAGATCAACTACGTCGACGCAGAGGGCGACGACGCGTGGCAGTCCTTCTCCGAGAAGCTCGCCTGCCCGAACGGCCACGCGCTCACCCTCACCGAGATCGAACCACGCACGTTCTCGTTCAACGCGCCCTTCGGTGCCTGTCCGGCCTGCTCGGGTCTCGGCACCCGCATGTCCGTCGACATCGACCTGATGCTCGGCGACGAGGAGCTCTCCATCCGCGAGGGCGCGATCATCCCGTGGACCACTCAGGGCAAGGGACTCTTCCAGTACTACGAGCGGCTGCTCGAGGGATTGGCCGACGACCTCAACTTCTCTCTCGACACCCCGTGGCAGGATCTGCGCGTCGACGTTCAGGACGCGATCCTGCGCGGCGACAACTACAAGGTCACCGTCAAGTTCAAGAACCGCTATGGGCGCGAGATGCGCTATGCATCGGGGTTCGAAGGCGTCGTGCCGTACATCGAGCGGCAGTACGCCCAGGCCGAGTCCGACACGCAGCGCTCGCGCTGGGGCGAGTACCTCCGCGAGGTCCCCTGCCCGGTGTGCGACGGCAACCGACTCAAGCCCGAGGTGCTCGCGGTGCAGGTGCACGGGCATTCGATCGCCGAGGTGTCGCACCTGAGCCTTGCCGACGCGCGGTCGTTCATGGAGACCCTCACCCTCACCGATCGTGAGGCGAAGATCGCGGCTCAGGTGCTGCGTGAGATCCGCCTGCGACTCGACTTCCTCCTGCAGGTCGGGCTCTCCTACCTCAACCTCAGCCGGTCCGCCGGGTCGCTCTCCGGTGGAGAAGCGCAGCGCATCCGGCTGGCGACGCAGATCGGCTCCGGGCTCACCGGCGTCCTCTACGTCCTCGACGAGCCGTCGATCGGTCTGCACCAGCGTGACAACCGTCGTCTGATCGACACCCTTCTGAAACTTCGCGACCTCGGGAACACGCTCATCGTCGTCGAGCACGACGAAGAGACGATCGAAGCCGCTGACTGGGTCGTGGACATCGGACCGGGTGCCGGCGTGAACGGTGGAGAGGTCGTGCATTCCGGTCCGTATTCGGCTCTGTTGAACGAGCCGAACTCGATGACGGGCGAATACCTCTCGGGTGCGCGCGAGATCCCCACTCCGGCGAAGCGTCGCAAGCTCGACAAGAAACGCATGCTGAGCGTGGTCGGCGCCCGCGAGAACAACCTCAAGAACGTCAGCGTGAACTTCCCGCTGGGCGTTCTCACGGCGGTGACCGGCGTGTCGGGTTCGGGCAAGTCGTCGCTCGTCAACGACATCCTGTACCAGGTGCTGGCCTCGCGGCTCAACGGCGCCCGCACGGTTCCCGGAAAGCACACGCGTGTGTCAGGGCTCGACAACCTCGACAAGGTCGTGCACGTCGATCAGGCACCGATCGGCCGCACGCCGCGGTCCAACCCGGCCACCTACACCGGCGTGTTCGACCGCATCCGCTCGCTGTTCAGCGAGACCCCCGAGGCGAAGGTCCGTGGCTATCAGCCAGGGCGATTCAGCTTCAACGTCAAGGGCGGTCGCTGCGAGGCGTGCTCGGGCGACGGCACGATCAAGATCGAGATGAACTTCCTGCCCGACGTGTACGTCGACTGCGAGGTCTGCCACGGCAAGCGCTACAACCGCGACACGCTGTCGGTGCACTACAAGGGCAAGAACATCGCCGAGGTCCTCGAGATGCCGATCGCGGAAGCGGCCGAGTTCTTCGAGCCCATTCAGGCGATCCACCGCTACATGAAGACCCTCGTCGACGTCGGGCTCGGGTATGTGCGCCTCGGTCAGTCGGCGACGACTCTCTCCGGCGGCGAGGCTCAGCGCGTCAAGTTGGCCACCGAGCTCCAGCGGCGCAGCAACGGTCGCAGCATCTACGTCCTCGACGAGCCGACCACCGGTCTGCACTTCGAGGACGTGCGCAAGCTCCTCGAGGTACTGAACGGACTCGTCGACAAGGGCAACACGGTGATCGTCATCGAGCACAACCTCGATGTGATCAAGTCCGCGGACTGGGTGATCGACCTCGGGCCCGAGGGCGGCTCGGGCGGCGGCGAGATCCTGGCGACCGGCACTCCCGAGCAGATCGCGCGAGTCGAGGACAGCCACACGGGTCAGTTCCTCGCCGAGATCCTGGGTGAGGGGCGCTCTGCGCGGAAGGCCAGCTGA
- a CDS encoding DUF58 domain-containing protein, translating to MTDGPDAGRRGPVLSVAIGGAVLLAAVGLLAGRPDVVAMGLPLAIWSGLAIARGTSGAVAKIAIDPVPGRDGELLTSIAVDSDADAVEVVVVQSERRSRRVIVPGGGFTFTARSKVLHSGPTIPVQAAARGFSFEGAALSSTSDLAAIRRQVAPPRRSLDALPLPRRLTGSHGAHEGRRAGQGGDFRDIHPFAPGDELRRVDWRATARMSRRPGDLLVRRTNTLSDSSVVVAMDTSEDLGEVVASWGSGDRERSGVTSLDLAREAARAIADSAIGEGDRVALHVLVHGGRSLRSGGGSRHLARVVAAIAATGQARDDATFRRTPPVPHGSVVFVLSTFFEGAAARTALMWRASGHRVVAVDVLPPLDRARLTRAQLIGLRTVLAERGNVFADLHGAGVDVVSWASDPSSAMRAIARARR from the coding sequence ATGACGGACGGGCCCGACGCGGGGCGTCGCGGTCCTGTGTTGTCCGTGGCGATCGGAGGCGCTGTCCTGCTCGCCGCGGTCGGCCTTCTCGCGGGAAGACCCGACGTGGTGGCGATGGGGCTTCCTCTGGCCATCTGGAGCGGTCTCGCGATCGCGCGGGGCACATCCGGCGCGGTGGCGAAGATCGCGATCGACCCGGTGCCCGGGCGCGATGGCGAGCTGCTCACATCGATCGCGGTGGACAGCGATGCGGATGCCGTCGAGGTGGTGGTCGTGCAGTCGGAGCGTCGCAGCAGACGCGTGATCGTGCCCGGCGGTGGCTTCACATTCACTGCGCGGAGCAAGGTCCTGCACTCCGGTCCGACGATCCCGGTCCAGGCGGCAGCGAGGGGGTTCTCCTTCGAGGGAGCGGCGCTCTCGTCGACGTCGGACCTCGCCGCCATCAGGCGTCAGGTGGCCCCGCCCCGCCGATCACTCGACGCGCTCCCGCTGCCGCGACGACTGACGGGGTCGCACGGCGCGCACGAGGGGCGCCGGGCGGGTCAGGGCGGCGACTTCCGGGACATCCACCCCTTCGCGCCCGGCGACGAACTCCGCCGCGTGGACTGGCGGGCGACGGCGCGGATGTCCCGCCGGCCAGGCGATCTGCTGGTCCGTCGGACCAATACGCTCAGCGACTCGTCGGTCGTGGTCGCCATGGACACGTCTGAGGATCTGGGTGAGGTCGTCGCCTCGTGGGGGAGCGGCGACCGCGAACGCAGCGGCGTGACCTCCCTCGACCTCGCGAGGGAGGCTGCGCGAGCCATCGCCGACTCGGCCATAGGCGAGGGCGACCGCGTCGCACTTCACGTGCTCGTGCACGGCGGCCGGTCGTTGAGGAGCGGCGGCGGCTCGAGGCACCTGGCACGGGTCGTGGCGGCCATCGCCGCGACGGGCCAGGCGAGAGACGACGCGACTTTCCGTCGCACTCCTCCCGTGCCGCACGGCTCGGTGGTCTTCGTGCTGTCGACCTTCTTCGAGGGCGCCGCCGCTCGGACCGCGCTGATGTGGAGGGCCAGCGGCCACAGAGTCGTCGCCGTCGATGTCCTCCCTCCGCTCGACCGTGCTCGGCTCACCCGTGCGCAGCTGATCGGCTTGCGCACCGTGCTCGCAGAGAGGGGGAACGTGTTCGCGGATCTCCACGGCGCCGGAGTCGACGTGGTCTCGTGGGCCTCGGACCCGTCCTCGGCGATGCGTGCGATCGCGAGGGCCAGGCGATGA